In the genome of Deinococcus aetherius, the window CGTACCGGGTCTCGAAATCCTGGGAGGTCGTACTCGCTGTCCTGGGCACGATGAGTTGCTGGTCCCCGTCCGTCCCCAGCCGCATCACGCCGCCTCGCCCATCCGCCGTCCAGACCGTGCCGTCCCTTTCCGCCAGGATGCACTCGGGGCGTTGCAGGTCATGCCCCAGGAAGGCGATGTCCTCGCGCCGCACCTGCCAGCCCTTCAGGGGGTTGCTCATATCGGTTGCGCGGTGTAGTGCAGCATCTCCCCGATGACCCTGGGGTGGTTGAAGGTCGGGTCGTTCTCCATCTCGGCCCGGCAGATCAGCAGCGACTGATCCTGCACGTACTTCGCCCGGGCGAAGCGGCGGTCCATGAACTCCCGCAGCGTCTGCGCGAGCGGCTGGTCCTTTTCCAGCAGGGTACTCAGCACCACCGCGTCCTCAATCGCCATGCCCGCCCCCTGACCCATGTGCGGCGTGGTGGTATGCGCGGCGTCCCCGATCAACAGCACCCGGCCCCTGAACCAGTCCCCGTCGATGAAGGTCACCTCCATCGGGCGGTAGACCACCTCCGAGGGGTCGGTGATCTGCCCCCGCAACTCGGCGATACGTCCGACGAAGTGCTGGAGGCGGTCGCGCATCAGGTTCGCCAGTTCCTCCTTCGGGTGGAAGGGGTTGCCCGGCTCCTTGGTGGTCACGTACAGGTACATCAGGTTCTCGGAGAGCGGCACCAGGCCCGCCGAGTTGCCCCGGGTGTCCCGGAAGGTCTGCAAGGCGTCGTTGTCCGGCGTTCGCGGGAAGTTGTGCCGCCACACCGACTGACCCACGAAGTGAGGACGGTACCCGTCCCCGAACAGCAGCTTCCTGACCTTGGAGTACGCCCCGTCGGCCCCGATCACGAGGTCGTAAGGCCCGGTCGAGCCGTCGGTGAAGGTCACGTCCACATGCCCCTCGTGCTGGTCGAAGTCCTCCACCGTCACGCCCAGCCGCACGTTCGTCCCCTTTTCCAGCGCGGCCTCCTTCAGCGTCTCGTGCAGGGTGGAGCGGCGCACGCCCATGTTGGCGGGGTACTCGGCCCCGGCCAGGCGCTCGCCGGGGATGCGGGCCCGCCTCACCCCGTCGGGGCTGTAGAACTCCACGTCCTCGAAGGGGAAGCCCGCGCCCAGGTAGCGGTCGAGCAGGCCCGCCTGCGCCATCGCCCGCACCACGTTGCCCTGCTGGATGATGCCCACCCCGTAGGCGTTCCAGGCCCGGTTCATCTCCACCATGTCCACGCCGATGCCCCGGTCACGCAGCATGGAGGCCGCGACCAGCCCGGCGATGCCCCCGCCCACGATCAGGACCTTACTGACCTGTTGCATTGCGTTCTCCTTTACACCTTGCGGACGTGCGCTTCCGTATCCCGCAGGTAGCCGTCCCGAATGACCTTCCCCGGCACGCGGCTGTGGTCGAAGACGAAATCCCGCACCCTGCGGACGAGGGGTGGGGCGTGATGGAACAGGTTCCCCATGTTCTGCGCGTTCTTGATGACGCCGTACGTGTACGCCTCGCGCTGGGCCTCGTACCCCTCCAACAGGTCGTCGAGACGAATCCGGTCGGTCAGGTCACGCCCTCCCAGCGTCTTCGCCAGGAAGTACCCGTCCTCGATGGCGAGACCGGCGCCGTAAGCCGCATAGGGCGAGGCGGGGTGCACCGCGTCCCCCAGCAGCGTCGCGCGGCCCTTCGACCACTTCTTCAGGCGGGGCCGGTTCCAGATTTCCCAGCGGTAGATGTCGTCGTCCCCCGCGCAGGACTCCACAATTCGGGGGACGGGATCGGCAAAGCCCCGTGTCAGGTCGCGGATGTGCTCCTTGCGGCTGCCCTCGAAGGGTTTCCCGGCGGGCCACGCCTCCACGCACCACCACTCGAAGGCGTCCACGCCGTCCCGCTTCATGGGGTGGTAGCCGAACTGCACCCGGTCGGAGAAGAACATCCTGCCCACCGAGCGGTCGATCCCCTGCACGGCGGTGAAGCCCAGATTGACGGTGAGGTTCAGCGGGAAGAGTTCGGGGTCCCCCCACAGCTTCCGGGAAACCACCGAGCGGATGCCGTCGGCCCCCACGATGAGATCGGCGGCGGCATGGGTTCCGTCCGTGAAGATCAGTCGCACCTCGTTGTCCACGAAATCGAGGTCCTGCAACTCGTGGCCGGGGACGAGGAGTTCGGGGGGGATGTGCGCCAGCATGCGCTCGTAGAGCTGGGCGCGGAACAGGCCGTAGTTCCAGCCGGGGATGCCGGAGTAGTGCTCGACCTCCGGGCTGAAGGGCATGTCCACCCGCAGCCTGCCGTCCTTGTTGCACATCTCGGTCCTGGCCGTCACGCCGAGGTCGGTGATGTCCACGCCCATATTCCTCAGGCACATCAGCACGGACGTGTTCAGCAGGATTGCCCCGCCCATCGGCTTGATGACCGGGTTGCGCTCGAACACCCGGACCTCGTACCCGGCGTTGTGGAGGGCCAGCCCGGCGGAGAGGCCGCCCGGCCCGGCACCGATCACCGCGACCCGCTTGCCCCTGTTCTCCTCGTTGAACATACGTTCTCCTTTCAGGCGGTATGTCCGCCCAGCCGCTCGGCCACCCAGTCCGAGATGTAGTCCAGCCCGTACGCGCTGTTGTCCACGCTGCTGTGCTGGACGCCGCCTTCCTTCTCGGTGAAGATTTTCAGCTCCCGGTCCGGGCTGTTCACCAATTGCTCGTAGGTCTGGTAGGCGTACTTCAGCGGAATCTGGCGGTCCTGCTCCCCGTGCGTGACGAGGAAGGGGACCTGGATGCGGTCCAGCACCCCGTCGAGCGTAATCTTGGGAATCAATTCCATGAATTCGTCCATGCTGCCCGTGCCCCACACCCACTGCACATGCTCCCAGTAGTGCGGCACCGGACGCTCGCCCTCGCGGTTGAGGCGGGCGAGTTGCACCTCGCCCCAGTTGTGGTTCGCCCCCCACACGGCCCCGAGGGCGAAACGGGGCTCGAAGGCCACGGCGCGCGGCGCGTAGTACCCGCCCAGTGAGACGCCCTGCAACCCGATCCGTCTGGGGTCGATGTCGTCCCGCGTTTCCAGATAGTCCACGACCTTGCTCGCCCACGCCTCCGAGTCGTAGCGGGCGGTCAGGCCGTGCAGGCGCAGGGCTTCCCCGGTGCCGGGCTGGTCGATACACAGGGAGGAAATGCCCCGCTTGGCGAGGTGCTGCGGCAAACCGACGCGGTACAGCATCTCCTTGGTACTGTCCAGGCCGTTGATCTGCACGAGAATGGGCGCGGGGCCGTCCACGCCTTCCGCCCGGACGTACAGCCCCGCGAGGTGCGCCCCCTCATAAGGAATCTCGATGCGTTCGCAGTTTTCGTGAGCCAGCCGCACGCCGCGCTGGAAGCAGTCCTGGAACTTGGCGTAGAGCGCCTTGCGGGGCTCGTAGTCCCTGGCCTGCATCCGCTCGGCAGTCAGCAGATAGATGGCGGCGCGGCCCAGCTTGGTCCCGGCACTGATCAGGCGACCCCGCGCCTCGTCCTCCCACGCCTGACCGATCAGCTTGTCGCCCATCCGTTCCCAGGACTGGAGGAACATCCGCGTGCCCTCGTCGTCGCCGCGCTGCGAGACTTCGAGGAGGGGGCGGCACATCTCGTCGAGTTCGCCGATTTTGGCGCCCATCTCCATCGCCAGGTTGATGGCGAGGTTCCAGACGTAGTTCTTGGGGAAGTATTCGAACATGGGGCTCCTTCGGGGGGCGCGGGGCGGGTGGGGTCAGTCCCCGGTCAGGACGGCCTGCCGGGGCGTGGGCGTCCAGCCCTGCCCGTCCGGGTGGCCGATGCGGTTTCGCAGCACCCCGATGCCCTCGATGTCGAGTTCCACCACGTCGCCGGGCCTGACCTCGCGCCCGAGTTCCATGCCGCACCCGCGCCCCACCGTGCCGCTGCCCAGCAGGGACCCGGCCACGAGCGGCTCGCTCGCGCTGGCCCACGCGACCATCTCCTGCACCCTCCACATCAGGGTGGCGGTGCTCCCCTGCGACCAGACCTCGCCGTTCACCCGGGCGGTCATGCGCAGGCTGTGCGGGTCGAGTTCGTCGGGCGTGACGATGACCGGGCCGCAGGCCGAGGCGAAATGCTTGCCCTTCGACGGGCCGAGGCGGCCCTTCATCTCCCGGAACTGGATGTCACGCGCGGAGAAATCGTTCAGGACGGTGAAGCCCAGGATGTGCGCGTCCGCCTCCCCGGGGAGGATGTTGCGCCCACCACGAGCAATGACAATGCCCAGTTCGAGTTCGTAGTCCATCCGGGACCGCGCGTACGTCGGCCAGGGCATCTCGTCCTCCGGCCCGATGAAGGCGGGGGCGCTGCCGAGGTAGGAGATGGGGAGTTCGTACACCACCGGATCGACCGTACCGCCGCTGCGGCTGGAGGCGTTGACGATGTGCTCCTCGAAGGCGAGGAAGTCCCGAAAGGTGGCAGGGTCGATGGGGGCGAGCAGGGCTCCCTCCCCAGCCACGGCGTCCCCACTCGTATCGTGGGCGGCGGCGTGCAGGATGTCGAGGAAGAGGTCACCGTGGGTCAGGGCGGCGGCGAGGCTCCCCGGCACGACCTGACCGGCCAGAGCGAGGGCGGCCTGTGGGGTGGCGCCCCGGCGCTGCAAGGCGAGGCCGTAGTGGCGGCGCACGTCGACGAGGGGGGACTCGCGGGTCGCCTGGACGACGATCCGTGCCTGGGGCCCGTCGGGCGTTGGGATGGAGATTCGGGCGATGCGCATGGGGACTCCAGGGGGAGGGGAGGGGCCGCCGCGTCCGGGCAGACGGCCAGCGGCCCCGCAGGTGGCGGAGATCAGTTCAGGATGGCGACGACGCGGGCGGGCGCGGCGCTCCCGCCGACCAGCCGCAGGGGGAAGCAGGCCACCTGGAACCCGGTGGGCGGCAGGGCGCCGAGGTTGGCGAGGCGCTCGATCTGCGAGTAGGGAAGGTCCACCTGATGGGCGGCCCAGAAGACGCCGGGGGCGTTGTGCTCGCGGGCCTCGGCCGCCTGCCGGTCGAGCGGACGGTCCCAGCCCCAGGCGTCGATGCCCATGACCCGCACGCCCTGCCCGAAGAGCCAGCGGGTCGCCTCGGCGCTCACCCCGGGACCACGCAGCCAGTAGTCGGGCTGGCCGTAGAACTCGTCGCGCCCGGTGTGGATCAGCACGATGTCCCGTTCCTGCAGCGTGTGGACGACGCGCTCCAGTTCCGCCTGCACCTCCTCCGCCGTGATCGCGTCCCCGTCCGCCTTGTGCCGGAAGTCGAGCACCACGCCGGGCGCGAAGAACCACTCCAGCGGAAGCTGGTCGATGCTCTGGGCGGGCTTACCCCCAATGGTGGAGTTGTAGTGCAGCGGCGCGTCCACGTGGGTGCTCGAGTGGGTGCCGAAGTTGGTGAAGGTCTCGGTGGCCCAGCCCTCGCCGTCTCGCAGCAGCTCGCGGGACACGCCGAACATCTTCTCGATCTCGGCGCCGCCCTGCGCGTTGCCGCTGTAGGTGATGCTCACCCGCTGGAACTCGGGCACGCCGGGCGGGGACTCCTGGATGGGGACGGACAGGTCAACGATACGCATGGGCGAAGGGGGCCTCAGCCGCGTCCCTGTTTGGCGTAGGGGTTCTGGATCACGGCGGCGAGTTCGTCCTCGGTGCCGCGCAGGGCGCCTTCCTCGGTGGCGCTGATCCCGGGGGCGGGCGGGAAGCTCTCGGTCATGGAGTGCGGCATGGAGGCGTTCTTGTAGAAGCTGGCCGAGCCGTGGGAGGGTTTCCAATCGTAGGGCTCCCAGTCGGGCACGTAGTTGCGGTAACCCCCGGTGTTCAACTCGATCCGCAGGCCGCTCGGCTCGCGGAAGTACAGGTAGGTCTGCTCCCCGATGCCGTGGATCGAGGGGCCGTACTCGATGGGCGTGCCGCTCTCCAGCAGCACGTCGGCGGCGACGAGGTGTTCTTCGCGCGTGTCCACCCAGAAGGCGATGTGGTTAACACGGCCCGGCACGCCCGAACCGTCGAGCACCACGCCGAGGTCGTGCGACTTCTCGTTGGTAGTCAGGACGGCGAACACTGTGACGGGCGCCTCGTCCAGCGAGGTGTAGGCCATGATGCGGAAGCCCAGCGTCTCGCTGTACCACTTCGCAAATCCCTTCACGTCGCTGGCGCTGACGGTCACATGGTCGAGGAAGCGCGGGGCGACGCCGTGGTTGGTGCGCCGCGACGGACGGTCGGGGTACTGGGACTGATGCTGGCCTTCGGCCCTGTGCTTCTCGACCTCCCAGAACAGTTCCATGACGTGCCCGTAGGGGCCGGTGAAGCGGTAGGCGCGGCCGTGGCGGTGCTGCGCCTCACGCCACTCGCCCCGCACGCCGCTCGCCTCCACATGGCGGACGGCCTCCTCCAGCGCCTCGGGGCTGCTCGTGCGCCACGCCATGTGGGCGAGACCGGGCCCCTCGCCCCGGGTCACGACCAGGCTGTAGGTGTAATAGTCGCCCCAGCAGCGCAGGAACACGGAATTGCCGTCGCGCTCGACTTCCCGCATCCCCATTCTCTCCTCGTAGAAGCGCACGGAGGCGTCGAGGTCGGGGGTGGTGACTTCCAGGTGGGCAAGGTGGGACAGCAACTGGATCATAAACGTCCTCTCCGGTGGGGCGTTTTCCCACACCACTTGGCCTGCTTTTGATGTTTGATCAAATTAGCACGGTAAGAAACCCAGCGCAACCGTTGGCTTGTGGTGCGCCGCGCAACTCGGAACGTCGCGGCGCATTACCCCGCCACACGCTCCCCGGGACGCTCCGCCAGCAAGGAGGCGATCCCCTCGGAGGCCCGCACGGCGAGGGCCACGCTGGTGATCGTGGGGTTGCAGGCGGTCGAGGTGGGAATCACGCCGTTGCCCCCCACGAACAGGTTGCGGTAGCCCCAGACCCGCGAGTGGCCGTCGCAGACGGACTGCCCGTCGTCACGCTCGCCCATGCGGACGGTGCCCTGGTAGTGCAGCGAACTCCCGGAGGGCAGCAGGAACGGGCGGTCGTTCGTGAGCGGTCGTCCCAGGATGCGGATCGCCAGTTCGACCTCGGCCCTCGCCTGCTCGATCACGGTCTCGTCGGCGGGGGTCAGGGTGTGGTGAACGGTCATGCGCGGGAGCCCCAGGTAGTCCGTCTCGCTCTCCGAGAAGGTGACGTGGTCCTCGTGCCGCACCTCCCTGGCGCAGAACCAGCCCAGGCCGACGACGGGCGTGCCGGTGTCGTGCTCGACGGGGATGGGGATGGGGGAGGCTTCCAGCTCCATCACCTGACCGTGGTACGGGTGCTCGGGCGAGTGGAAGGGCACCCAGGACACGCCGCCCGCCGCCGGACCCGCGTTCTCGGGCAGGAGCGCCGGGTTCAGTTGCACCGCGCCGATCACCTGCGGCTGGTCGTTGAGGTAGCGGCCCAGCGCCGGGGGCCGGATGCCCGACGCCCACAACAGTTGCGGGGTTCGCAGCGCGTCGGCGGCCACCACGATCACCCGCGCCCGCACCTCGTACCGCTCTCCCGTGGGGAGATGTTCGAGGATGGCACCCGTCACCCGGTCGCCTTCCACCGTTAGGCGGCGGCAGAGCGTTTCAGCCCGGAGGGTGAAGTTGGCCCCGTGCCCCTCCTCCGCCAGCGGTCCCAGCACCGCGTCCACGCCCGCCCAGCGCCGCTCGTCGCCCTCCGTCCGCGCCGCGAGGGGCATGGGCTGAACGGGCCGCTCAGGGTTGAGCCTCTTCCCGAAGGCGTCCATCAGCGCCCTCCGGATCGCCCGCGCCGCGTCGGTGTCGGGGTAAGCCCGCTGCGTCACGCCGAGGATTCGGTTGGCCTCGTCAAAGGCCGCGCGCCACTCCTCCTCGGGGATGAATCCGATGCGCTCCGTATTCCCGGGAGGGGGGCAGGCGCAGGTCCAGTGCGCGCCCATGCCGCCGACGTTGGTGGACATGGCGGCGGCGGGCATCTCCGGGCTGCCCACCAGGAAGGTGCCGGGGCGGGCGAGCAAGCCGGGCCGCGTGGGCGCCCCTTCGCCCGCTTCCTCCCCCGCCTCGGTCCGCTGGGCAGGCGTCGGCGTGCCGTAAACGTACTGGGTCGGCCCCTGGGAGCGTACCTGCGCCCGCTCGCGCTCGGCGGGATCGGGGATGTTCTTGACGTGCAGGCCGGGGCGGGAGGTGAGTTGCGGCCCGGCGTCGATCAACAGCACGCCCGTCTGCGGCGAGCGTTCGGACAGCACCCGGGCGAAGGTGGCCCCTATCGGCCCGCTGCCGACGATCAGCACATCCGTTTCATGGGGCGTCGCCATCAATTCACCAGCTTCAGCGTCTTGGCGTCCTGCCCGACCATCGGGACGGGGAAGTACGAGATGCGCAGCCCGAAGTTCACCCCGACCTGATGTTCGCCGGGGCCCAGTTCGTGCGGCAGCCGCGCAGTGACGGTGACGACTTCCCCGAAGTTCCAGATGGTGTCGGTCTCGTCGTCGCGCTTCTCGAACGAGACCGTCCTGTCCCCCAGCGTGACCTCAAGGTGCTCTTCCGGCACACGCTCACCGTCCACCGTCACGTCCATCGTCTCGACCATCGAGAGGCCCAGGCCCCGGTAGTAGGGCAGCCGCACGCCGAACTGCACTCCCCCCGGAACACGCTTCAGGGTGTCCTCGACGACGATGTACTTGTCAAACATGGGCGACCTCCCGCTCCCCGATCAGGCGGGCGAGCATCCGCTGGTGGCGGCGCACCTGCTCCACGCTGTCCACCTCGAAGGCGTCCTGGATGTGCCGGTTGCCCTCGTACTCGCTGGCGAGGTAACCGCTGTAGCCGCCCTCTTTCAACACGGGAATCACTTCCTCGTACCCCAGGCTGGTCTCGCGGTCCTCCTCGTCCATCTCGTAGAACTTGGCGTGGACGTGGAAGATGCGGTCCATGTGTTCGAGGAGCCGCCTCGGGTTCGACCAGTTGTTGTGCCGCAGCATCTCGGCGGCGCGGATGTCCACCGGGTTGCCGCCCATGTTCCGCACGTCGCCGACCACGTACTCGGCCAGCACCCGGCGGTCGTACTGCTCCTTGATGTAGTCGATGATGTGCGGCGTGGCGCCCTGCCGCACCAGCCGCTCTGCCATCACGGGCGGGAAGTGCTTGGTGAAGATGCCCATGTCGGGGATGAAGCCCAGCAGCGGCGACCCCAGCCGGTCCATGAACTCGATGTGCCGCAGCACCCAGGGATGCTCGAAGTGCATCGGGGCGTGAATCTCCAGCCCCAGCCGCATGTTGTACTCCTCGGCGTACGGCAAGACCTTTTCCATCAACTCGGGCGACACGAAGTTCAGCACCCGGATCACCGTGCAGCCCAGGCGGCTCGCGTGCCTGATGTCGCGCACGAAGGACTCGACCTGCTCGTCCAGCGTCATCAGGCGGCCCCTGAACTTCTTGGTGTCGAGGAACATGTCGTGGCAGACGGACACGGTGCCGTACCTCGCCATCATCGCGTGCCAGCCGTCGTAAAAGGCGTCGTCCAGGTTGGGAAACCCCGGCATCATCTGCTCGGCCAGCGACTCGATGCCGTAGGCACCCATGCTGGCACAGGCGGCCACGCAGTCTTCGAGGGTCATCTTCCGCAGGAAAAACTCCTCCTGGAAGCTGTAGAGGCTCACGCCGCGTTTGATCTGTGCAGGCTGTGTCATGGTTCCTCCCTTTCTGCTGTTGGTTTGAGGTTGTTGGTGTTGCGCTTTTGCTCCTCCCCCTTGAGCTGCTTGCAGAGGGGGGAGGCTGGGACTTGCAAAGCTCGGCAGGAGAGGGGGTGAGGAATGGGTCATCCGCCTGCGTGTCCCCTCTCCCCGGCGCTCTGCGCCGACCCTCTCCCGCAAGGGGCGCGGGTGAATCCGTCACCAGAGCTGCCCGACTTGGCTCCCGCTCGCTCCCTACCCCTTCACCCCGCCCGAGAACCCCTGAATCAGTTGCCGCTGGGCGAAGATGAAGAACAGCAGCGCGGGCACCAGCGCAATCGCCACCGCCGCGAAGACGTAGTTCCACTGGGTCGCGTAGTTGCCCACGAACGAGTACACCGCCACGGGCAGGGGCGTCTTCCCGGTGCCGCTCAGGAAGACCAGGGGATTGAAGAAGTCGTTCCAGATCAGGATGCCGGAGAGGATCGCCACGGTGCCCGTCACGGGGCGCAGCAGCGGGAAGACCACGTGCAGGAAGGTGTACCAGACGCTCGCCCCGTCGATCTGCGCGGCCTCCTCGTACTCGTGGGAGAGCTGACGCAGAAAGCCGGTGTACAGGAAGACCGCCAGCGGCAGCCAGGTGGAGACGTTCAGCAGGATCAGCCCGGTGTAGGTGCCCAGCAGGTGCAACTTCTTGAAGAGCGAGTAGATCGGGATCAGCCCCAGTTGCGAGGGCAGCACGATGCCGATCAGGAAGAGCAGGCCCATGATGACGGCGATGCGCCCCTCCCGCCGCGCGAGCGTGTAGGCCGCAACGGAGCTGAGGGCCACGATGCCCAGCACGCTGCCGCCCGTGATGACCAGGCTGCTCACGAGCGCCGAGCCCAGGTGCCCGCTCTGCCAGGCCCCGGCATAGCTCCCCAGGTCGATGCGGCTGGGAAGCTGGAGGGCCGAGGAGAAGAGTTCGGCGGTCGGCTTGACCGAAACCACGATCAGGAAGAAGAAGGGAATGCTCCAGATCAGGGCGAGGACCCACAGCCCGACTTCGCGGGCGAGGGGCCCACTGTGGCGGCGCCTCATGCGTTCCTCCGTTCGGTCGCGCGGGTGGTGAGTTGCTGGATCAGGGCGGCGGCGACGATCAGGATGGTCAGCAGCAGGGCGAGCGCCGTCCCGTAGCCGTAGCGGCCGAACACGAAGGTCTGCTTGTACACCTGGGTCGCCAGCGTCTCGGTCGCCCCCAGCGGCCCGCCGTTCGTCAGGGCCATCACCGTGTCGAAGATCGCCAGCCCGGAGATCACCGAGAGCTGGATGCTGATGGCGAGGGCGGGGGCGAGCAGCGGCAGCGTCACACGGACGAGGCGCTGCCAGGAGGACGCCCCGTCGATCTCGGCCGCCTCCTCGACCTCCTGCGGGATGCCCTGGAGACCCGCGAGGAGAATCACCATCGCCAGGCCGGAGAACTGCCACACCAGCACCACGACGACCGCCCAGAAGGACCAGGTGGGGTTGGCGAGCCAGGTCTTCTTGAGGGACTCCAATCCCAGCGCCCCCAGGACCCCGTTGACCGGCCCGGAGTAGTCGAAGAGGAAGCGCCAGATGAAGGCGGTGGCGAGTTGGCTCATGACCACCGGGGCGAAGAAGACCGTGCGGAGGAGGTAACGGGTTTTGAGGTGCTGGTTGAGCGCCACCGCCAGGAACAGCCCGACCAGATTGGTGAGCACGACGAAGCAGGCGGCGAACTTGACCGTGTTCAGGAGGGCGCCGCGCGCCCCCTCGTCGGTGAAGATCTGGCGGAAGTTCGCCAGGCCGGTGAAGTTGGCGGTCGGCGTCAGCCCGTTCCAGTCGGTGAAGGCGTACCAGCCGCCCGCGACCGCCGCGACGTAACGGGCCAGGAACACCAGGAGGACCGCCGGGACGGCCCAGGCCCACGGTGGCACGTGGCGGGGCGGGTTCGGGCGTTTGCGCTCGCCTGAGGGCCGAACCACCCCTAGAACGTTACGGGAGTTTTGGCTGGTCACGGGGACTCCTCCGGTGGGTTGGGCTTCGTCTCAGAAGAAGGCGGGGCACGGCCGATCACCGCACCCCGCCCTCTTCCTCACTTCCGGTTCCAGGCCGCGTCCATGCGGGCCAGCAGCGCGTCCACGGTGAGCTGCCCGGTCAGCAGGCCCTGAACGCCCTCGCCGAGGGTGGTGTAGACCTGCGGGTTGCTCCACTCGATCTGGATGAGCGGGAAGACGCGGTTCTTGCGCGTCAATGCCGGGGCGATGCCCGCGAGTTCGGGAGGCAGATTCTTGCCCGTCGCCGCCTGCTGGGTGGAGATGTCCCCGGTCGCCTTGGTGTAGAGTTCCGAGCCCCCGCCCGTGGCGATGAAGTCCGCGAAGGCCAGCGCCGCCGGGAGGTTCTTCGAGTTCTTGGACACCGCGATGGCGTCCGTCGGCGAGACGGCGAGGACGGTGCTCGCGGCGGTCGGGCCGGGCAGTACGAAGGCGCCCAGGTTGAGCTTCGGGTTGATGCTCTTGAGGGCCGAGATGGCGCCGGTCGGAATCACGAAGGCGAGGGCCTGGCCGCTTGCCATCGCCGGGGCTGCCTGGGGCAGGTCCGCGCCCTCGACGCCGGGGATGAAGCAGCCCGCCTTCTGCATGTCGAGCAGCGTTTGCAAGGCCTTTTTCCAGCCCGCCGTCCCGGCGAAGGTCACCTTGCCCGCCGCGCGCTTGGCGTTCCACTGCGGATCGCTGCCCAGCACGTAGTTCTCGGCCAGGGTGGCCGCCAGCAGGCCCGCGTTCTGCGGGTTGGCGCCCGCCAGCGCGAACATGCTCTTGCCCTTGCTGCGGATAACCTGGCAGGTCTTGAGGAGTTCCGGCATCGTCCTGGGGATGCTCACGCCCAGTTGCCCCAGCAGGTCGGCGTTGTAGACGGCGGCGATGGGGGTCATCCCCAGCGGCACGGCGGCGAGCTGGTTGCCCTTCCAGTACAGGCCCCGGGAGGCGGTGGGAATGACCGTCTTCGCCCAGGGGCGCTTGCTCAGGTCGGCGACGTAACCCGCGTCCAGGAAGGGCAGCACGGAGACCTGCCCACCCGACCCCGCCGTGACGTAGAAGAGGTCGGGCGCGTTCCCGCCCTGAAGCTGGGTGCGCAGCACCTGCGGGTACCCGGTGCCGATGGGGAAGAACTCGGTCCTCACCTTCACGTTGGGGTACTTCTTCATGAAGGCGTTCACCAGGGCCTGCATGGTGGGGTTGCCCTGTTCGCTCGCCTGGGCGATCAGGCGCAGTTCGCCGCTCTGGGCGAGGGCGGGCGAGGCGAGCAGGGCCGTCAGGGACAGCAGGGCGAGGGTGCGCTTCATGTCAGGACCTCCAGCGTGGGGGAACGGGGGACGAGGGAAACACCGGTCAAAGCCGACGGAGAACCGCCCGGGGCTGGCCTCACGCCTGCCCCCAACTACTCTTCTTTGATGTTTGATCAAACATAATCCACGTTCTGATTTTTTGCAAGTCTGTCTTGGAGCGCTCGTCATCCCCGGAAGTCGGGAGGTTGACGTTGACCGGCGCCAGGTGGCGTCCTAAAGCAAGTGCAAAGTCGCAGC includes:
- a CDS encoding FAD-dependent oxidoreductase, with the protein product MQQVSKVLIVGGGIAGLVAASMLRDRGIGVDMVEMNRAWNAYGVGIIQQGNVVRAMAQAGLLDRYLGAGFPFEDVEFYSPDGVRRARIPGERLAGAEYPANMGVRRSTLHETLKEAALEKGTNVRLGVTVEDFDQHEGHVDVTFTDGSTGPYDLVIGADGAYSKVRKLLFGDGYRPHFVGQSVWRHNFPRTPDNDALQTFRDTRGNSAGLVPLSENLMYLYVTTKEPGNPFHPKEELANLMRDRLQHFVGRIAELRGQITDPSEVVYRPMEVTFIDGDWFRGRVLLIGDAAHTTTPHMGQGAGMAIEDAVVLSTLLEKDQPLAQTLREFMDRRFARAKYVQDQSLLICRAEMENDPTFNHPRVIGEMLHYTAQPI
- a CDS encoding FAD-dependent oxidoreductase, which produces MFNEENRGKRVAVIGAGPGGLSAGLALHNAGYEVRVFERNPVIKPMGGAILLNTSVLMCLRNMGVDITDLGVTARTEMCNKDGRLRVDMPFSPEVEHYSGIPGWNYGLFRAQLYERMLAHIPPELLVPGHELQDLDFVDNEVRLIFTDGTHAAADLIVGADGIRSVVSRKLWGDPELFPLNLTVNLGFTAVQGIDRSVGRMFFSDRVQFGYHPMKRDGVDAFEWWCVEAWPAGKPFEGSRKEHIRDLTRGFADPVPRIVESCAGDDDIYRWEIWNRPRLKKWSKGRATLLGDAVHPASPYAAYGAGLAIEDGYFLAKTLGGRDLTDRIRLDDLLEGYEAQREAYTYGVIKNAQNMGNLFHHAPPLVRRVRDFVFDHSRVPGKVIRDGYLRDTEAHVRKV
- a CDS encoding alpha/beta hydrolase family protein, producing MFEYFPKNYVWNLAINLAMEMGAKIGELDEMCRPLLEVSQRGDDEGTRMFLQSWERMGDKLIGQAWEDEARGRLISAGTKLGRAAIYLLTAERMQARDYEPRKALYAKFQDCFQRGVRLAHENCERIEIPYEGAHLAGLYVRAEGVDGPAPILVQINGLDSTKEMLYRVGLPQHLAKRGISSLCIDQPGTGEALRLHGLTARYDSEAWASKVVDYLETRDDIDPRRIGLQGVSLGGYYAPRAVAFEPRFALGAVWGANHNWGEVQLARLNREGERPVPHYWEHVQWVWGTGSMDEFMELIPKITLDGVLDRIQVPFLVTHGEQDRQIPLKYAYQTYEQLVNSPDRELKIFTEKEGGVQHSSVDNSAYGLDYISDWVAERLGGHTA
- a CDS encoding fumarylacetoacetate hydrolase family protein, with the protein product MRIARISIPTPDGPQARIVVQATRESPLVDVRRHYGLALQRRGATPQAALALAGQVVPGSLAAALTHGDLFLDILHAAAHDTSGDAVAGEGALLAPIDPATFRDFLAFEEHIVNASSRSGGTVDPVVYELPISYLGSAPAFIGPEDEMPWPTYARSRMDYELELGIVIARGGRNILPGEADAHILGFTVLNDFSARDIQFREMKGRLGPSKGKHFASACGPVIVTPDELDPHSLRMTARVNGEVWSQGSTATLMWRVQEMVAWASASEPLVAGSLLGSGTVGRGCGMELGREVRPGDVVELDIEGIGVLRNRIGHPDGQGWTPTPRQAVLTGD
- a CDS encoding cyclase family protein is translated as MRIVDLSVPIQESPPGVPEFQRVSITYSGNAQGGAEIEKMFGVSRELLRDGEGWATETFTNFGTHSSTHVDAPLHYNSTIGGKPAQSIDQLPLEWFFAPGVVLDFRHKADGDAITAEEVQAELERVVHTLQERDIVLIHTGRDEFYGQPDYWLRGPGVSAEATRWLFGQGVRVMGIDAWGWDRPLDRQAAEAREHNAPGVFWAAHQVDLPYSQIERLANLGALPPTGFQVACFPLRLVGGSAAPARVVAILN
- a CDS encoding VOC family protein encodes the protein MIQLLSHLAHLEVTTPDLDASVRFYEERMGMREVERDGNSVFLRCWGDYYTYSLVVTRGEGPGLAHMAWRTSSPEALEEAVRHVEASGVRGEWREAQHRHGRAYRFTGPYGHVMELFWEVEKHRAEGQHQSQYPDRPSRRTNHGVAPRFLDHVTVSASDVKGFAKWYSETLGFRIMAYTSLDEAPVTVFAVLTTNEKSHDLGVVLDGSGVPGRVNHIAFWVDTREEHLVAADVLLESGTPIEYGPSIHGIGEQTYLYFREPSGLRIELNTGGYRNYVPDWEPYDWKPSHGSASFYKNASMPHSMTESFPPAPGISATEEGALRGTEDELAAVIQNPYAKQGRG